In a single window of the Chaetodon trifascialis isolate fChaTrf1 chromosome 19, fChaTrf1.hap1, whole genome shotgun sequence genome:
- the ylpm1 gene encoding YLP motif-containing protein 1 isoform X1 has translation MYPSWGNFGGPQSQNYGGPGPRKQPGGVHAGPAAGFGGFEAPASGSLFSSLQEQHLQQMQQLQMLHQKQLQSVLHHGTAATAYGGHSGGQPGTSWYPEGAGHLDNSVAAQPYYKQDETPGQSTRGPPAPQQVHSQPPPPPPQPKEPQPVPPPPESSLVKPPENLSAPKEANKKHPSTTEDDKSLPLQEQQQLWYKQHLQNLQKLKQERAKQSQKEGDGPVPPPTSGQAGPPPPPSEPPTGIPPPPPPKEEPPLPPPPPEEGRPKVSQDPEEAARLQQLQAAAAQWQQVQQQRAGIQYQALMQQHEKLQQILEQYQQLIQQPANLQSLSAEMQLRHYEMQQQKFTPLFQDWDCSFVLWHEQFQAYPHKDQLQDYEHQWKQWKEQMNATNAHLQERVATLTAMVPFTSSQYNSGMMGQYGQYPGQDMQMQQQSVKPGMQHSPVAAGPRSQGPRPTGFGQNLEPAGPPVRGGSPASIVRPPGPPTVQPPSFNSIRGPRFDQAQQGFDGPPRFDQPQKRFDAPPRFNQPQHRFDVPPRFDQPQQSFDGPTRFDQPQQRFDAPPRFDQPRQRFDGPPRFDQPRQRFDGPPRFDQPRFGQQPRFEQPPRHPGPPPRFERPPVPQQIQQQGPQPKAEPATKQPTGMDSKTPVKSAGQPQPEKEKSESEPDKKINDEDMTDDNLLGTEGFFVQSDPIPQTLQTNAKPEEPDDNNSSKNIEKLKAVNSKPTVIAPSTIASKNTAVQDAPKPDGPLTKNKNPVVPKPPAVQQEPQASGQMQPRPDPPKPPPGRGRGQPPVRVSVLGRGRGQRVGGEFRGPNTVPLGETMGEMSYDYMPPEEDFEMPEEQEEYQEEYHWQDSSYDDCGGGESEVPTEEMWMPEEHHFPTEEEYYEEPLGGPPVGRGGPPIMRGGPPMGRGGPPMGRGGPPMGRGGIPIGRGGLPLGRGGPPMCRGGPPMSRGGLPMGRGGPPMGRGGPPPMGRGGPPPMGRGGPPMGRGGPPMGRGEPMDRHWEEHESVEYSEEGDPFWSERRPPMRGMRPPFPPGRGRPPRGLPGFMHQGRGRPPHPGHGPVDHEPLGHGMETDNEMDPARHTMYHGHDPHSHPMHPDVGRGRRCVPPPPHEMMDPREEPLYDEGMERELGWQPPHGRGPPPPPHEIIDVGGMRRRPVGRGMARGMWRPGPAHEEYEEGYNEAYIEDYGHGKDGYRWRPPQDYPPDDYRHEAKYYDSEWNREHAPPERDYPPSMAPPETYRDSHWLEERERGQPYPYDEHDRGRGELRIRDHRDETPYRQDEPTHPPPPTSEWDRPSRFPPPPERAYPGDYEDRRARYEGHRERDPLDRPPHLPPAAPVTNLPGSSVDPAPQGTSGANVLALSQRQHEIILKAAQELKLMRELQEVKTPGPEPQPGPADILPELPAGLLGLEIPPDVRTVLKGMTAAAHTGVTESVSLDTRPAATVYQSSLSVAPTPIVIPKTVDYGHGHEPGATVERISYGERIVLRPDPMPSDRGYEKEPLGPRDPYSRDPYFERRPDPYLDRREYSRERELYREKLPPEYERERFERERFPPRDRDDSTQSMVEERLPLRSGYRERERDLREKERSGSRDRDEHYGRPVYDRPPYERTGLDRSALDRYSHSSSPYVDRRSYPEDRGPPTAPPLPPPPQPPPRVEKKPEIKNIDDILKPPGRLSRPERIVIIMRGLPGSGKSHVAKLIRDKEVDCGGAPPRVLVLDDYFMTEVEKVEKDPDTGRGVKTKVLEYEYEPEMEDTYRNSMLKTFKKTLDDGFFPFIILDTINDRVKHFDQFWSAAKTKGFEVYLAEITADTQTCAKRNVHGRTLKDIMKMSNNWEPSPRHMVRLDVRSLLQDAAIEEVEMEDFNPDDEPKEPKGEEEEEGDLGYIPKSKWEMDTSEAKLDKLDGLGSSGKRKREDMAGLDHYLQLPDDYATRMSEPGKKRVRWADLEEQKDADRKRAIGFVVGQTDWEKITDESGQLAQRALNRTKYF, from the exons ATGTACCCTTCCTGGGGAAATTTTGGTGGACCCCAGTCACAAAACTATGGAGGGCCTGGGCCTCGCAAGCAACCTGGTGGCGTCCATGCCGGCCCGGCAGCGGGGTTCGGCGGCTTCGAGGCCCCAGCCAGCGGTtcgctgttttccagcctgcagGAGCAACACCTCCAGcagatgcagcagctgcagatgctGCATCAGAAACAACTTCAGTCTGTGTTGCACCACGGCACCGCGGCTACTGCGTACGGTGGACACTCCGGTGGGCAACCAGGGACATCGTGGTATCCAGAAGGAGCAGGACACTTAGACAACAGTGTTGCAGCTCAGCCGTACTATAAACAAGACGAGACTCCTGGTCAGTCGACGAGAGGCCCCCCTGCTCCTCAGCAGGTTCACTCacagcctcctccacccccaccgCAACCCAAAGAACCCCAACCAGTGCCTCCCCCTCCAGAGTCCTCGTTAGTGAAGCCACCGGAGAACCTCAGTGCTCCCAAAGAGGCCAACAAGAAGCACCCATCCACGACAGAAGACGACAAATCCTTACCTCTGCAG GAGCAACAGCAACTTTGGTACAAACAGCATCTTCAGAATCTACAGAAGTTGAAGCAAGAGAGAGCCAAGCAAAGTCAGAAAGAGGGTGATGGTCCTGTGCCACCACCAACCTCGGGCCAagcaggtcctcctcctcctccatcagaaCCACCAACAGGCatacctcctccacctcctccaaaAGAGGAGCCCCCACTACCGCCTCCACCTCCCGAGGAAGGAAGG CCCAAGGTCTCACAAGACCCAGAGGAGGCTGCCCGCCTCCAGCAGttacaggctgcagcagcacagtggcagcaggtgcagcagcagagagcaggtaTACAATACCAGGCTCTCATGCAACAGCACGAAAAGCTTCAGCAGATCCTGGAACAATATCAACAGCTGATTCAGCAACCTGCAAACCTACAG TCATTGTCTGCTGAAATGCAGCTGAGGCACTATGAAATGCAACAGCAGAAGTTCACCCCTTTGTTCCAAGACTGGGATTGCTCCTTTGTCCTGTGGCATGAGCAGTTCCAGGCCTATCCCCACAAAGACCAACTGCAGGACTATGAGCACCAATGGAAGCAGTGGAAGGAGCAGATGAATgccaccaatgcccaccttcAAGAAAGGGTGGCCACTCTCACTGCCATGGTGCCATTCACTTCAAGCCAGTACAACAGTGGGATGATGGGACAGTATGGCCAGTACCCGGGACAAGACATGcaaatgcagcagcagtcagtaaAACCGGGTATGCAGCATTCCCCTGTTGCTGCTGGTCCCAGATCTCAAGGTCCTCGGCCCACTGGCTTTGGGCAAAATTTAGAACCTGCTGGACCCCCTGTGAGAGGAGGTAGTCCTGCGAGCATTGTCAGACCCCCAGGCCCCCCCACCGTTCAGCCACCAAGTTTCAACAGCATTAGAGGTCCACG ATTTGACCAGGCACAGCAAGGATTTGATGGGCCTCCAAGATTTGACCAGCCTCAGAAGCGCTTTGATGCCCCCCCGAGGTTCAACCAACCACAGCACCGCTTTGATGTTCCCCCAAGGTTTGACCAACCACAGCAGAGCTTTGATGGTCCCACTCGATTTGACCAACCACAGCAGCGCTTTGATGCCCCACCTCGATTTGACCAACCAAGGCAACGGTTTGATGGTCCCCCCAGATTTGACCAACCAAGACAACGCTTTGATGGTCCCCCCAGATTTGACCAACCTCGATTTGGGCAGCAGCCTAGGTTCGAACAGCCCCCAAGGCACCCTGGCCCGCCGCCTCGTTTTGAACGCCCACCAGTGCCGCAGCAAATACAACAGCAAGGCCCTCAACCTAAGGCAGAACCTGCCACTAAGCAACCTACTGGTATGGATTCTAAGACTCCTGTAAAATCAGCTGGGCAACCCcagcctgaaaaagaaaaaagtgaatcaGAACCAGATAAGAAGATCAATGATGAAGACATGACAGATGACAACTTGTTAGGAACTGAGGGTTTTTTTGTACAAAGTGACCCCATTCCACAGACATTACAAACAAACGCAAAGCCTGAAGAACCCGATGACAATAATTCCtctaaaaatattgaaaaactCAAAGCTGTTAACAGCAAGCCTACCGTAATTGCCCCTTCTACTATTGCATCTAAAAATACTGCTGTGCAAGATGCCCCAAAACCAGACGGACcattgacaaaaaacaaaaacccagttGTTCCAAAGCCCCCAGCAGTCCAACAAGAGCCACAAGCTTCTGGCCAAATGCAGCCAAGACCAGATCCTCCAAAGCCTCCCCCTGGTAGGGGACGAGGACAGCCACCAGTACGTGTCTCAGTCCTCGGAAGAGGACGTGGGCAGAGGGTTGGTGGAGAGTTCAGGGGACCAAACACTGTACCTCTTGGGGAGACAATGGGAGAAATGTCTTATGACTACATGCCTCCTGAAGAGGACTTTGAGATGCCAGAAGAGCAAGAAGAGTATCAGGAAGAGTATCACTGGCAAGATTCTTCATATGACGATTGTGGTGGTGGGGAGTCAGAGGTGCCCACTGAGGAAATGTGGATGCCAGAGGAACATCACTTCCCAACAGAGGAAGAGTATTATGAAGAGCCACTCGGAGGACCCCCTGTGGGGAGAGGAGGGCCCCCAATTATGAGAGGAGGGCCCCCCATGGGAAGAGGAGGCCCACCTATGGGTAGAGGTGGTCCTCCTATGGGTAGAGGAGGTATACCTATTGGTAGAGGGGGACTCCCTTTGGGTAGAGGAGGTCCACCTATGTGTCGAGGGGGTCCACCTATGAGTAGAGGGGGACTACCTATGGGTCGAGGAGGTCCACCTATGGGTCGAGGAGGACCACCCCCCATGGGTAGAGGAGGACCACCCCCCATGGGAAGAGGAGGACCACCTATGGGTAGAGGAGGGCCACCCATGGGAAGAGGAGAGCCAATGGACAGGCACTGGGAAGAACATGAGTCAGTGGAGTACTCAGAGGAAGGGGACCCTTTCTGGAGTGAACGGAGACCTCCAATGAGAGGCATGAGACCCCCATTTCCACCTGGCCGGGGTCGTCCCCCACGTGGTCTTCCTGGTTTCATGCATCAAGGACGAGGGCGACCCCCTCACCCAGGGCATGGCCCAGTGGATCACGAGCCATTAGGCCATGGAATGGAGACTGATAACGAAATGGATCCAGCAAGGCACACTATGTACCATGGACATGACCCTCATAGCCATCCAATGCATCCTGATGTCGGACGAGGCAGGCGTTGCGTGCCACCACCACCTCATGAAATGATGGATCCTAGGGAGGAGCCATTGTATGATGAAGGTATGGAGAGAGAATTGGGGTGGCAGCCACCACATGGCAGAGGCCCTCCGCCGCCTCCACATGAGATAATAGATGTAGGCGGAATGAGAAGGAGACCTGTGGGTCGAGGAATGGCTAGAGGCATGTGGCGGCCAGGTCCAGCACATGAAGAATATGAAGAGGGATATAATGAGGCTTATATAGAGGATTATGGTCATGGGAAAGATGGTTATCGCTGGCGGCCACCACAGGACTATCCCCCTGATGACTATCGGCATGAGGCCAAGTACTATGACTCTGAATGGAACAGAGAGCATGCTCCTCCTGAGAGGGACTATCCCCCCAGCATGGCACCACCAGAGACCTACAGAGATAGCCATTGGctagaagaaagagaaagaggtcaACCATATCCTTATGATGAGCATGACAGGGGAAGAGGAGAGCTTAGAATCCGTGATCACAGGGATGAGACCCCATACCGACAAGATGAGCCAACACACCCACCCCCACCAACTTCAGAATGGGATAGGCCTTCAAGATTTCCTCCACCCCCTGAGAGAGCATATCCTGGTGATTATGAGGACCGCAGAGCTCGCTATGAAGggcacagagaaagagatcCTTTGGATAGACCTCCACATTTACCTCCAGCTGCACCTGTCACAAACTTGCCAGGGAGCTCAGTTGATCCAGCACCACAAGGAACAAGCGGAGCAAATGTGCTTGCTCTCTCTCAACGTCAGCACGAGATCATCTTGAAAGCAGCTCAAGAGCTTAAACTTATGAG GGAATTACAGGAGGTGAAGACACCTGGTCCTGAACCTCAGCCTGGACCAGCTGACATCCTGCCTGAGCTTCCTGCTGGTCTTCTTGGTTTGGAGATTCCACCAGATGTCAGGACTGTTCTGAAG GGCatgactgcagctgcacacacaggtgTAACTGAGTCTGTGTCTTTGGATACCAGGCCTGCTGCCACAGTTTATCAgtcatctctctctgttgcaCCCACACCTATAGTGATTCCAAAGACTGTGGATTATGGGCATGGTCATG AGCCTGGAGCCACCGTTGAGCGGATCTCTTATGGTGAGAGAATTGTGTTGAGGCCTGACCCAATGCCATCAGACAGGGGCTATGAAAAAG AACCTCTTGGTCCCAGAGATCCTTACAGCAGAGACCCGTATTTTGAAAGACGACCAGACCCTTATTTGGACCGCCGGGAGTACAGTAGAGAGAGGGAATTATACAGAGAGAAGCTTCCGCCTGAATATGAAAGAGAAAGATTTGAGAGGGAGCGCTTTCCCCcaagagacagagatgacag CACACAGTCCATGGTTGAAGAAAG ACTGCCTTTACGCTCAGGATACAGGGAGAGAGAACGAGATCTTCGAGAGAAGGAGCGAAGTGGCAGTCGAGATCGAGATGAACATTACGGAAGGCCTGTTTATGATAGACCTCCATACGAGCGCACCGGACTTGACCGCAGTGCGCTTGATCGTTACAGCCACAGTTCCTCACCTTACG TGGACAGAAGAAGTTATCCAGAGGACCGCGGGCCTCCCACTGCACCacccctcccacctccacctcagccGCCCCCACGAGTGGAGAAGAAGCCAGAGATCAAGAATATCGACGATATCCTCAAACCACCTGGCAGATTGTCTCGGCCTGAAAGG ATCGTCATCATTATGAGAGGGCTCCCAGGAAGCGGCAAAAGCCATGTTGCAAAGCTTATAAGG GATAAGGAAGTCGATTGTGGCGGTGCACCTCCAAGAGTTCTTGTTTTGGATGACTACTTCATGACTGAGGTCGAGAAAGTGGAGAAAGATCCAGACACAGGGCGAGGGGTCAAAACTAAG GTTCTTGAGTACGAGTATGAGCCAGAGATGGAGGACACCTACCGGAACAGCATGCTCAAAACCTTTAAGAAAACTCTGGATGACGGCTTTTTTCCCTTCATCATTTTAGACACTATTAATGACAGGGTTAAGCATTTTGATCAGTTTTGGAGTGCAGCCAAAACGAAAGGCTTTGAG GTGTACCTGGCTGAAATCACTGCAGACACTCAGACTTGTGCAAAGAGAAATGTCCATGGGCGCACACTTAAGGATATAATGAAG ATGTCCAACAACTGGGAGCCTTCGCCACGTCACATGGTTCGCCTGGACGTCCGGTCCCTGCTTCAGGATGCTGCTATTGAGGAG GTTGAAATGGAAGACTTCAATCCAGATGATGAGCCCAAGGAACccaagggagaggaggaagaagagggtgaTCTG GGCTACATTCCGAAAAGCAAATGGGAGATGGACACCTCTGAGGCAAAACTCG ACAAGTTGGACGGTCTGGGGAGCAGTGGGAAGAGGAAACGTGAAGACATGGCAGGCCTAGATCACTACCTTCAGCTGCCAGACGACTATGCCACACGCATGTCCGAACCAGGAAAGAAAAGG GTTCGATGGGCTGATCTTGAAGAGCAGAAGGATGCAGATAGAAAGCGCGCCATCGGCTTTGTGGTTGGTCAAACGGACTGGGAGAAAATAACGGATGAGAGCGGCCAGCTGGCCCAAAGAGCTCTCAACCGTACCAAGTATTTCTAA